A stretch of the Elephas maximus indicus isolate mEleMax1 chromosome 3, mEleMax1 primary haplotype, whole genome shotgun sequence genome encodes the following:
- the LOC126071217 gene encoding olfactory receptor 7A5-like: MEPGNRTCVSEFILLGLSEEAELQPLLFGLFLSMYLITLIGNLFIILAIITDSHLHTPMYFFLSNLSFADICFISSTVPKMLLNIQMQSKVITYEGCITQMYFFILFGGLDIFLLTVMAYDRFVAICHPLHYMIIMNPKFCGLLLLTSWLLTVLYSLLHGLMVLRLSFCTELEIPHFFCELNQVVQLSCSDTFLNDLVMYFTTGLEGIIPLTGILFSYTKIMSSIFRISSAGGKYKAFTTCGSHLSVVSLFYGTVLGIYLSSAGSQTSMARTIASVMYAVATPMLNPFIYSLRNKDIKQALKKVFS; the protein is encoded by the coding sequence ATGGAACCAGGAAACCGAACATGTGTTTCAGAATTCATCCTTTTGGGGCTTTCAGAAGAGGCAGAgctgcagcccctcctctttggGCTATTTCTGTCCATGTACCTGATCACCTTAATTGGAAACTTGTTCATCATCCTGGCCATTATCAcagactcccacctccacacacccatgtacttcttcctttctaacctCTCTTTTGCAGACATCTGTTTTATTTCCTCCACTGTCCCAAAGATGCTGCTGAACATCCAGATGCAGAGCAAAGTTATTACCTATGAGGGTTGCATCACCCAGATGTATTTTTTCATACTCTTTGGAGGATTAGACATTTTCCTTTTgacagtgatggcctatgaccggttTGTGGCTATCTGTCACCCTCTGCACTACATGATTATCATGAACCCTAAATTCTGTGGCCTCTTGCTTCTGACATCCTGGTTATTAACTGTTCTGTACTCTCTATTACATGGTTTAATGGTTTTACGATTGTCTTTTTGTACAGAGTTGGAAATCCCCCACTTTTTCTGTGAACTTAATCAGGTGGTCCAACTTTCTTGTTCTGACACCTTCCTCAATGACTTGGTGATGTATTTTACAACTGGACTTGAGGGTATTATTCCACTGACCGGAATCCTTTTTTCTTACACTAAGATTATGTCCTCCATTTTCAGAATTTCATCAGCTGGGGGCAAGTACAAAGCCTTTACCACTTGTGGGTCTCACCTCTCAGTTGTCTCCTTGTTCTATGGTACAGTACTTGGAATATATCTCAGTTCTGCTGGTTCCCAAACCTCTATGGCCAGAACAATAGCTTCAGTGATGTACGCTGTGGCCACCCCCATGTTAAACCCCTTTATATACagtcttagaaacaaggacataaagcaggcattaaaaaaagttttcagctgA